A window of Eikenella corrodens contains these coding sequences:
- the rpmA gene encoding 50S ribosomal protein L27, with the protein MASKKAGGSTRNGRDSEAKRLGVKAYGNELIPAGSIIVRQRGTKFHAGNNVGMGKDHTLFAKVDGYVEFTVKGVHNRKTVNVRPYTGVDE; encoded by the coding sequence ATGGCAAGTAAAAAAGCAGGCGGCAGCACCCGCAACGGCCGCGATTCAGAAGCCAAACGCCTGGGCGTGAAAGCCTACGGCAACGAGCTGATTCCTGCCGGTTCCATCATCGTTCGCCAGCGTGGCACCAAGTTTCATGCAGGCAACAACGTAGGCATGGGTAAAGACCATACCCTGTTCGCCAAAGTGGACGGCTACGTAGAATTTACCGTAAAAGGCGTGCACAATCGTAAAACCGTTAACGTGCGCCCCTACACTGGCGTCGACGAATAA
- the rplU gene encoding 50S ribosomal protein L21 produces MYAVIKTGGKQYKVAVGEKLKVEQIPAKLDSQIELTEVLMIADGESVKVGAPFIEGAKVTAKVVVHGRGEKIRIFKMRRRKHYQKRQGHRQNFTQIEIVAIA; encoded by the coding sequence ATGTACGCGGTCATAAAAACCGGCGGCAAACAATACAAAGTTGCTGTTGGCGAAAAATTGAAAGTAGAACAGATACCTGCCAAACTCGACAGCCAAATCGAACTGACTGAAGTTTTGATGATTGCTGACGGCGAGTCTGTAAAAGTAGGCGCACCTTTTATTGAAGGCGCAAAAGTAACAGCCAAGGTAGTGGTTCATGGTCGTGGCGAAAAAATCCGCATTTTCAAAATGCGTCGCCGCAAACACTATCAGAAACGCCAAGGCCATCGCCAGAATTTCACCCAAATTGAAATCGTGGCCATCGCCTAA